GAGCTTGAGCTTCCTTTATGAGCTCGActttattttgtaaaataatGATATTCTTTAAACGCATAATCTCAACCGCAGCCAAATGCTCTGATGTCTGCGGTTGGGGACATGACTCATTTCCTGCTATAAGCAAGAGTGCTGCGTCCATAACCGCAGCACCGTTTAACATGGTAGCCATGAGAATATCGTGCCCGGGGCAATCGACGAAAGAAACGTGCCTCTTCAGCTCCATTTTGTGTCCACATCCTGGACGCTCACAGAGTGGTTCATCCTCCTTTTTGCTGCCATACGATTTGTAACAGGCTGGAGGTGGGCATTCTGGGTTTgtgcatttataaatcttGGCATTTGCATATCTGAGCGTGGCTATATGTTGAGAGGAGTGACATACCCAAGCTTAATTGTGATGTTTCTCTCCTTTTCGTGCTTGAATCTTACAGTGTATACGCCAGAAAGAGCACGGACGACCGTAGATTTACCATGGGCGACGTGACCAATTGTTCCTGAGCAGACCgtgaagatgatggaaaggaCCTACCGATATTTATAGTCGCCTGCCTGCTAATCACCTCCGGCGATAAGGAAGTCAACTTGCTAACGTCCAACTTGGACAAGTCCTACGTGTTTTAATGAGTAAAGAACAGAGGCAGAGGACGGGTAAACCGGACCAGCCGGGGCTTGAGAAAGAGatgaaaacaaacctgtttGAGCAGTGTGCTAGTTTCTGCCATTTTGCCGCGTATAATCTAGTTTGGATCCAAGGGCGCTGAAATGATCTAAGCGGTCAATTTCCTGCCGCCTATTCGCTTGTATTAATGTTTTATGTCTTTGGATTAGAGAAAGAGTTTTGCTATGCGTCTATACCTCATTAGCCTTTCGGTAGGTGCGAGTGCCAGTCAGAACATCATTTTATTCCATCGTAGCACGGCTTTGGACGGGCGGAAGGTACGgatacaaaattttaaactCTTACACAaaagattctacaattttATTGGCGTTTCAGCGACTTGTCGAGGATTCGTGTGTGGGGAGTTGGAGCATCCACATCAGTAACACATTTTTAGCTTACGGCCGCTCCTTGGGGCTGCGGAGCCTCCAGCTGGCCCTTTCCACTCTCCGGTTCCAATATTCTCGTTCTGGTGGCTCTGCTCTTGTTTTTCGCCTCTCCTCGGAGGGTCCGCTTCTCCGGTACCTTGTGGACCGTTTTCTCTCTCTGCCTCGTATAGATGGGAAACAACGTCATCCCTTTAGCGATGGAGCCGGTGTGAGGGCCGGGCAATGCTCCCGGGGCTGTCTGTGACGACATCAGCAGGGACCAGATTCTTTACTCCAAGTCGTCATTTTGGCCCTTTCCGGACGAACCATTAACCTTACAGGGCCAGGATTCACCATGGAGATCTCGAGGGTTTGTAAATTCCACAAAAGATCTGGGATCTGTGCTTTTGATTTTTCCGGGTTGGAAGATACGCAGAGATTCGTCGCTGATTGTGTATCTAGATTTATCAATTTTCACCCATTAGATATTATACTCATAGCACATACCAACCATACGGTCATATCTATAGATAAACTTTCAAAATGGCATTTAAGGGACACAGGTCCCTTGTCACTGCATTTGCTCTGCTCAGCTGCATTTTGGCGTATTCTGCAGAGTTAGGAGCCCCAACTCAACCTGAGAAACTGGAGGTTAGTTTTATATTTCCACTCTGCATGCAACGTTCTGTGGGACCACTCGTGCAGATTTCAGCCTTATGCTCCCACCCTCCGCTTCATATCCACTCATAATTTTACAGAGTGAAGTATACAAACCAAGCTTGCCCACAATCCTAGAGGAACCAACTGTGGAGGAGGAACCAGAGATTGTTCCATCAACAccaaaagaagagaaaaaaCCAGTTGAAGTAAAAGCTACTGAGACCGAACCAAAAGAAAAACCCACCCCTGTAGAGGTTCCAGAACTAGAGGAAGTTGGCAAAGTTGAAACTAGTTCAACCAAAAAAGAGGAAACTGAAAAACTTTCAAAGGGAGATGATGTCAGTGTTCCAGAATCATCTACCACTGACGAGGTGACACCAAAACCAACTGAGAAAAACACCGAGCCAAAAGTCGGTGAAGCAGAAAAGAAAGTACCAGTCAGAAAGTTTGCCAGACCAGCACCAAAGCCACCAGTTGTATTGCCCGCTAAACCTGTAGAAGAGACAGAGACTGAACCCAAGAAACCATCAAGCTTAAGGGGAATGCCACAACTTGTCGTAAAAAAGGTTGGTGACTACAAAAGAAAGGTCAGCGACAAGGTTCACTCGGTTAAGTTTGATAACGTAGCCAGACGTGCTTCTGATCTCAAGAACCGTTCCATAGAAGTGACAAAGGATACGGCGACTAAAACCGGTAAAGTTATCAAAGAGAAATCAGTAGTTGCCGGTAAGGCCATTAAAAAGAACTCGGTAATTGCTGGCAGAGTTATCAAAGAGCAGTCTGCAGTTCTCGGTAAAGCTATCAAGGAAAAGTCCGCAGACCTTGGCAAAACCATCAAGGACAAATCAGTAATTGCTGGTAAAGTTATCAAGGATAAATCAGCAACTGCCGGTAAGACCATAAAGGAAAAGTCAGTAACAGCCGGTAAGACCATTAAAAAGAAGTCTGTAGAAATTGGTAAAGCCATAAAGAAGAACTCAGTAGTTGCCGGAAAAGCCATTAAAAAGAACTCCGTTGCATTAGGCAGGACTGTAAAGAATCAAACTGGTAATGCAAAGGACAAAGTCAAGCGTATTGTCAAACGTGAAAGCTACGAAGTTAACCCTATTGAATCCACTAGACTTTGACAACTTGTATTGAAGAGTGGACAATCAGTCATTAAAATAGAAATTTTAAGTTATGTACGATACTATTCTCAGGTATGCAGTTTTTAGTCTAGACTTTACATTCTCCGAGTCCACTTTGCACTATAGAATGAATATCCTCGCGTTTATGTAAATGTATGTCTCTGTAACTTAAATTTGCTAAAATTTCTACATTGTATACACAAATGGGTGATTTATAAGCTCACACCAAAAATCAGTATTCTCCAGTCAAGACAACTGTGGACAGTTATCAAGATCCTaatttgtataaatttatacGAAATTGCTCGTGGCAGCGTTTTGTAAATATTCAGGACCGGAAACTAAAACTCCCACGGAGACTTGTGCATGCACGATCATTTCATCTTCTCATGTTTAGCAATCAGCAGCATTTATACGACACAAATCTTTAAAATGGATCCAACAAAGAGAAACTTCAACGCTGTGTTGGCACGAATTATTGCCACAATTTATAGATCGTAGAAATTAGATCCATAGTTTATTCggatttttcaaaacaAATACCATTTAAACAAACTAAAAACGCCCTAccacatttataaaataaCAATATGAGAGCCTTTTCAACTTTTTGCGTACTATTCACATTCGCTTTGCAGAGACTGGTATCAGCTGATGATGGCTACGGTACCAGGATATTTACAGTTTGTTCAAAAGCTTGCGGTGAGTCCGTATCCAGTGAAAGACACGATGATTTGTTGGAGGTAAGTTTATAAATAGCCATAAAACCTAACTACAGTGTCAAAATGAATGCCAAACCAACCTAGTCAACCTATTGTTGAAGAAAAACGGAGATATGCTTCGCGGGTCAGAATTACTCAAAAAGAAGCATGGAATCATCAGAAGAGCTACTAGCAAGGTTCTAAAGCCAGTAAGAACAGTGCTTGGCATCCGCAAAAGGAGAAATAAGGAACAAGACTCTTAGTGGTCGTTGACAGATCGCACTTAGCAAAAACCAATAATACATTTTACATTTCCACTATCCTGTTAGATATACAGACCATTTCGTGTGTTCATTAGCCGTATTAGGAGCTAGTGTTATATCCACCTTTGCATGCATTCGTAGATCCAGGATTGAGATCTAAGAATGGATAAAGGCAGCATTTCAGATCTTTGAAAAATCCAAGCTACGATAGAAATATCCACAGATTCTCACAGATCTAAAGCTTAACAAAAACGAGAAAATCATTTAGAATGTTTTCCACTTTTGGTAAAGATGAGATTGCTCATATtggtatattttgttttaacaAGTAGCGTGTTTGGAGCGTTGTATAGAGTAGATTCTGCAACGGTAAGAGCCAATCTTAAGATATCCAATTTTTAGGGAAAGGGATTCGAACACACAAGTCTGAGACACGGGGATGTAGATCAGGATGATGGTGTGGATGTGCCCGCTCCAGAGAGGAAGCTATTCATTTTGGGTCTGCTTGGAAAGGTTTTCAGTCCGATTATATCTGGAATTACAAATGCCTTTTCTCCACCTAGACCTCCTCCGCCGCCTCCGGCACCAACTCCACCTCCAGCTCCGGAACAAACCAAGAAAGATGACGATGATGAGGACGAAGACGATGATTAACAATTTAACTTTTTAAAAACTGCCATGTGTATGTGGCTATTTATTCGTCATCTGAAAGTGTATCCTTGATAATCTATAGAATATTGCTGACATCATGGATAAAAAACCTCTTGAAGCTTGACAGAAATCTCGTAACAATCGTCACCCTTGAGCATGTCCTTTACAAAATCGCATTGTACTTTCATTTGAAGCTGTGGCAAATGTTTACTCGACTATTCTGCAAACCTGTTCCAATGCACCGACAATGACTCCGCAGTATATTCCCGAGTAGTTTAACTTGCAGAGCGAGTCTGGTAGTTCTACAAATTGATCCAGAGGATTTTCTTGAAATTTTATGTTATGAATATTCTCCCGTTCATTCACAGTGACCACATCTCCGCTGATGCCAAgaaacattttaaatccaaCCTACAGTGTGTCATTATTATGGAACAAATGGATACCTTGGCGATAACCTCAACTGTACTTTTAAAATCTGTGCATGGAGCACAGCCTAACTTGGCCAAGACCTCGTCCACTAACTTGCTTCCAATGTTTTTTCCTCTAAATGGTTTTGTAGAGGCACGGGGACATGAACCGCAACTTACATTTCTACGAGCTGTGAGTTTACAGTTTCCGTGTCTTCATGGTCTCTAATCAGCTGGCTGACCATGGAGCCGTAGGTGAGGGCAAAGAGCTCAGAGTTCTGTAGACAAGGAATAAGGGACAGACAGTTGAGACTCACtattttgtccattttGGCAAAGGCGTTGGTGCCAAGCTTTGTGAAGTTGTCCGTCGTCATCTTTCATGAGATTCTCGTTCCATCAACGCATCTTTTCGATCGATTGTCCAGTTTAGACCTAAAGTCTCGTTTGTGCGCGAGTTTTACTCCAGAATTGAGCTATTCGTACCTAAATGTTCTCTATATTCCTAACGTGTAGTCAAAAGTACACCATCAGGGTTGTCCACTTAATTTAAAGTGACCCTTTGCCCGTCACCTGCCGCGGCCTCTCATTCACTATAATGTCGGCCTAAGGTCTTTATCTTTTGGGAAAGGttttaaaaaattaaaTTTTTACTCAAAATGTCAGAAGTAGAGGCTAAAGAGGTCAGGGAGGACGCGAAAGTGGAGGTTAAAGTCTCTGAAGGCACAGAGGCCAAGTTGGCCGCGGATTTAGACGCCAAAACCAGAAAGATTGTAATTGATACTGGCGCATATTGTCGTTCTCTTTATATTGACAAGTCTGGAGACGCTATTTACATCACCAAAGGGGTTTTGGCGGAAATTGAAAAGTACAGGACCAAGAATCCGCTGGAAAGTTTAACCAGGGTTCTCTTTTCTCCAACTGTAAGGGAGCCTACAGAAGAAGACGTTGTGTTTGTGAAGAATTTCGCGTCACTCACTGGCGATTTGCCCTTTTTGTCAACGACTGACATTGAGTGCATCGCCCTCACTCGTCGTCTACAGATTGAAACCGGCGACACTTCATGCCTAAGGACAGAGCCATTGCCGCTCGCTCTCGATGGGAGGAATGGTAGCTCTAATGGCTCTGCTGGAAAGGGTACTGGTGGAGCCAAAGGCAGGAATGGATACGGAAAGAAGGGAGGTAAACcgaaagaagaaaaggcTCAGCTTGGTTTTGACTGTTGGATTGGGCCAGACAACGCCCACAGTTACAACATGGAGACCGCTCCATTGAATGACAGACAGGTGGCATGTATGACCACCGATTTCGCTATGCAGAATGTGCTCATGCACATGGGTTTGAATGTAGTTACACTTGATGgatttatcgcaaaaacCATACGAACTTGGGGACAAATTTGCAGGTTGGTCGCTCATTCCACATTCTATACATGACCATTATGACGTCGCAATTACAACATTTACAGGGCATGTTACGAGGTTTATCAGAATACTGCGAGAAAGTTTTGTTCAAAGTGCGGGAATGCGACAGTTGATCGTGTTTCCCTCAAGGTTGATGGCGACAGCGGCAAGGTTGTTGCCAAGGACACTAGAAAGTGGATCAACACCAGAGGCACGATCTACACTCAACCAAAGCCATCAACTGGTAGAAACAAGGTTTGTTGTTGTAAGAATGTAATAACGTGCGCACAGCAACCGTATATTGTGTCTGAGGACCAACTGTTGATGCCCGGCTACAAGAATTACATTCGGGAGATGAATCGCAAGAATAGAGAGAATAGTTTGCTACACTTTTACCCGGTATTTATGCATATATCATAATGAATATTCATAGGATGATACCAAGATGGTGGATTCTTCCTTGTTTGGCGGCAAACTCGTTTCTTCCTTGGCCAATATACAAATTGGTCTCGGTAAGGGCAACCCAAATTCGAATAGATGgataaagaagaataaaCGCAGTCTTAAATCTTTGTAGTTTTACGTATACACGTTGTTTTAACTTCTTGTAGCCAGGTACCCCCTAACGACATCCTTCAGTCCAAaagttcttcctttatGGATCACATTTCGTTAATTCTGTTACCATGGCAGTTTTTAGGCTCATAAATATACTCTTGAGCCTTGCTATGGCCTACACTTTTCAGATTCCACGTATAAACGCAGCCCCTTCTTCAAAATGCCGGAATTTGACGATGCTAGAGCTAAGTGCTTTGCCAGGTATGTCTAATGTCTGTGATATATTGGTATAAACTGGAATAATTGAAATGTGTCGACTAAAACTATCGATTCTGCAGACATGAATGAGTTGCTCCCCAATGAAGAGCCGCCGAATTTATGGGATTACACAGAGCCTTTGGTTACAAAGGCAACAACATTGGAAAACTTTCCAAATCCCTTTGTGAATCCCATAGAATGTAACAGGATAGACGTCCAGGAGTCGTATATATGTGACCCAGGTGTGTGGAATGAATTTCTCTTAATGGCCCATTTAGACAGGATTCTCCGAAAGGTTGAGGCTGATCGTATAGACGGTACGTTTTATCATGTATTTAATGGCGTTTTCGTAGAACTTTTGAGTATGCAACGGCACAATTCGAAGCATCACTGTGAGGGTCTGGGAGATGTTCCATTCAGGTTTGTCTTGTGACTCTATTTCCGGCTCAACTCTCAGCCATTAAGCTACACACGTTTACTACAGAGTTGGAATAGCTATCATCAATTCAATACCAGAGAAAGACATGACTACTTTGGCCAGCGAACTGTTGGATAGGTGGAATTTGAGTCACGACAAGTGCGAGGATGGGATTGTTATACTCTTTGTTAAACGGTTTGGAAAAGTTTCAATCAAGTGGCACAAAGGTACTCTCTACATTTACCGTTCATTCCTCACAGGCGTTGAACCGTATATAAATGCCAAAGTGGCATCTT
This region of Theileria equi strain WA chromosome 1, complete sequence genomic DNA includes:
- a CDS encoding hypothetical protein (encoded by transcript BEWA_031100A), producing MLPPSASYPLIILQSEVYKPSLPTILEEPTVEEEPEIVPSTPKEEKKPVEVKATETEPKEKPTPVEVPELEEVGKVETSSTKKEETEKLSKGDDVSVPESSTTDEVTPKPTEKNTEPKVGEAEKKVPVRKFARPAPKPPVVLPAKPVEETETEPKKPSSLRGMPQLVVKKVGDYKRKVSDKVHSVKFDNVARRASDLKNRSIEVTKDTATKTGKVIKEKSVVAGKAIKKNSVIAGRVIKEQSAVLGKAIKEKSADLGKTIKDKSVIAGKVIKDKSATAGKTIKEKSVTAGKTIKKKSVEIGKAIKKNSVVAGKAIKKNSVALGRTVKNQTGNAKDKVKRIVKRESYEVNPIESTRL
- a CDS encoding signal peptide-containing protein (encoded by transcript BEWA_031110A) gives rise to the protein MRAFSTFCVLFTFALQRLVSADDGYGTRIFTVCSKACGESVSSERHDDLLECQNECQTNLVNLLLKKNGDMLRGSELLKKKHGIIRRATSKVLKPVRTVLGIRKRRNKEQDS
- a CDS encoding signal peptide-containing protein (encoded by transcript BEWA_031120A), encoding MRLLILVYFVLTSSVFGALYRVDSATGKGFEHTSLRHGDVDQDDGVDVPAPERKLFILGLLGKVFSPIISGITNAFSPPRPPPPPPAPTPPPAPEQTKKDDDDEDEDDD
- a CDS encoding bet3 transport protein, putative (encoded by transcript BEWA_031130A); amino-acid sequence: MTTDNFTKLGTNAFAKMDKINSELFALTYGSMVSQLIRDHEDTETVNSQLVEIGKNIGSKLVDEVLAKLGCAPCTDFKSTVEVIAKVGFKMFLGISGDVVTVNERENIHNIKFQENPLDQFVELPDSLCKLNYSGIYCGVIVGALEQLQMKVQCDFVKDMLKGDDCYEISVKLQEIIKDTLSDDE
- a CDS encoding hypothetical protein (encoded by transcript BEWA_031140A), producing MSEVEAKEVREDAKVEVKVSEGTEAKLAADLDAKTRKIVIDTGAYCRSLYIDKSGDAIYITKGVLAEIEKYRTKNPLESLTRVLFSPTVREPTEEDVVFVKNFASLTGDLPFLSTTDIECIALTRRLQIETGDTSCLRTEPLPLALDGRNGSSNGSAGKGTGGAKGRNGYGKKGGKPKEEKAQLGFDCWIGPDNAHSYNMETAPLNDRQVACMTTDFAMQNVLMHMGLNVVTLDGFIAKTIRTWGQICRACYEVYQNTARKFCSKCGNATVDRVSLKVDGDSGKVVAKDTRKWINTRGTIYTQPKPSTGRNKVCCCKNVITCAQQPYIVSEDQLLMPGYKNYIREMNRKNRENSLLHFYPDDTKMVDSSLFGGKLVSSLANIQIGLGKGNPNSNRWIKKNKRSLKSL
- a CDS encoding hypothetical protein (encoded by transcript BEWA_031150A): MAVFRLINILLSLAMAYTFQIPRINAAPSSKCRNLTMLELSALPDMNELLPNEEPPNLWDYTEPLVTKATTLENFPNPFVNPIECNRIDVQESYICDPDRILRKVEADRIDELLSMQRHNSKHHCEGLGDVPFRVGIAIINSIPEKDMTTLASELLDRWNLSHDKCEDGIVILFVKRFGKVSIKWHKGVEPYINAKVASSIYPICNNLLHTEKMSVAIEKCTSFVIKRLTGEVLPSKEMHQMLVILLIASVIGLGYVYIIITTLAELQPTPRSQSR